In Streptomyces thermolilacinus SPC6, a single genomic region encodes these proteins:
- a CDS encoding DUF3097 domain-containing protein, whose amino-acid sequence MRAYDPDLTPPWKKQAAVPEVPAEPDLVVEEAGTGFCGAVVRCEAGTVTLEDRFGRHRVFPLVPRGFLLEGRPVTLVRPAAGPVRPSRTASGSVAVPGARARVARAGRIYVEGRHDAELVERVWGDDLRIEGVVVEYLEGVDDLPAIVRDFRPGPDARLGVLVDHLVPGAKEARIAASVTDPHVLVVGHPYVDVWQAVKPSALGIPAWPAVPRGQDWKTGVCRALGWPGNTGAAWRHILGRVRSYKDLEPELLGRVEELIDWVTAPPRG is encoded by the coding sequence ATGCGCGCTTACGACCCCGATCTGACCCCTCCGTGGAAGAAGCAGGCCGCCGTGCCGGAGGTGCCCGCCGAGCCGGACCTGGTGGTCGAGGAGGCCGGTACCGGGTTCTGCGGGGCGGTCGTGCGGTGCGAGGCCGGGACGGTGACCCTGGAGGACCGGTTCGGCAGGCACCGGGTGTTCCCGCTCGTGCCGCGCGGCTTCCTGCTGGAGGGCCGCCCGGTGACCCTGGTCCGCCCCGCCGCCGGTCCGGTGCGCCCGTCCCGTACGGCGTCCGGCTCGGTCGCGGTGCCGGGCGCGCGGGCGCGGGTGGCGCGGGCGGGGCGGATCTACGTGGAGGGCCGCCACGACGCGGAGCTGGTGGAGCGGGTGTGGGGCGACGACCTGCGGATCGAGGGCGTCGTCGTGGAGTACCTGGAGGGTGTGGACGACCTGCCCGCGATCGTCCGGGACTTCCGTCCGGGCCCGGACGCCCGGCTCGGGGTGCTGGTGGACCACCTGGTGCCGGGGGCGAAGGAGGCCCGGATCGCCGCGTCCGTCACGGACCCGCACGTCCTGGTGGTCGGGCATCCGTACGTGGACGTGTGGCAGGCCGTGAAGCCCTCGGCGCTGGGCATCCCCGCGTGGCCCGCCGTGCCGCGCGGCCAGGACTGGAAGACCGGGGTGTGCCGGGCGCTGGGCTGGCCCGGGAACACCGGCGCGGCCTGGCGGCACATCCTGGGCCGGGTCCGCTCCTACAAGGACCTGGAGCCCGAGCTGCTGGGCCGGGTGGAGGAGCTGATCGACTGGGTGACGGCCCCGCCGCGGGGGTGA
- a CDS encoding MBL fold metallo-hydrolase, whose amino-acid sequence MDVAWEEFGWERLAAGVGRRRLPGWDATVGLVVGEDAALLFDAGSTLREGAAIRAQTQRLLGGRRVTHIALSHAHFDHVLGAAAFAGAQVFGAVGLDEVLVRERDALRADAVREGVAEDEAGEAADVLVHPHHLVCAEWTLDLGGRQVLLANVGPGHTGHDLALLVPGPPSAVVFCGDLVEESGEPQAGPDAFPKRWPAALDRLLALGGVDAAYVPGHGAVVDAAFVRAQRDELAARFAVA is encoded by the coding sequence ATGGACGTCGCTTGGGAAGAGTTCGGGTGGGAGCGGCTCGCGGCGGGTGTCGGCCGCAGGCGGCTCCCGGGCTGGGACGCCACGGTCGGCCTGGTCGTCGGGGAGGACGCCGCGCTGCTGTTCGACGCGGGTTCCACGCTGCGGGAGGGTGCCGCGATCCGGGCCCAGACGCAGCGGCTGCTGGGCGGGCGGCGCGTGACGCACATCGCACTGAGCCACGCGCATTTCGACCATGTGCTGGGCGCCGCCGCGTTCGCCGGAGCGCAGGTGTTCGGGGCCGTGGGGCTCGACGAGGTGCTGGTGCGGGAGCGGGACGCGCTGCGGGCGGACGCCGTGCGGGAGGGCGTCGCCGAGGACGAGGCGGGCGAGGCCGCGGACGTGCTGGTGCACCCGCACCACCTGGTGTGCGCGGAGTGGACGCTCGACCTGGGCGGCCGTCAGGTGCTGCTGGCCAACGTCGGCCCCGGGCACACGGGCCACGACCTGGCACTGCTGGTGCCGGGCCCGCCGTCGGCGGTGGTCTTCTGCGGGGACCTGGTGGAGGAGTCCGGTGAGCCCCAGGCGGGCCCGGACGCGTTCCCGAAGCGCTGGCCCGCCGCGCTGGACCGGCTGCTGGCTCTGGGCGGCGTGGACGCGGCCTACGTGCCGGGGCACGGCGCGGTGGTGGACGCGGCGTTCGTCCGCGCCCAGCGCGACGAGCTGGCCGCCCGGTTCGCCGTGGCGTAG
- a CDS encoding AMP-dependent synthetase/ligase yields the protein MSDTKTQIENRPPSVASLFLERVAKTPDAEAYRYPVPAASGQGPDEWRSLSWSQAAERVYAIAAGLIELGVRPEERVALASATRVEWILCDLGVMCAGAATTTVYPQTNAEESAYILADSESRVLIAEDAAQLAKARERRADLPDLHHVVVIDAAAAEPAEGDPEGWVVSLADLEERGRAYLEKHPEAVRERVAAITADQLATLIYTSGTTGRPKGVRLPHDNWSYMAKAIAATGLIREDDVQYLWLPLAHVFGKVLTSGQIEAGHVTAVDGRIDKIIENLPVVQPTYMAAVPRIFEKVYNGVAAKARAGGPAKYKIFQWAAGVAREYAKASQDSYRRTGQAKAPLGLTAKHKVADALVYSKLRAAFGGRLRAAISGSVALAPEIGYFFSGAGIHILEGYGLTESSAASFVNPGEAYRTGTVGKPLPGCEVRIADDGEVLLRGPGIMEGYHKLPDKTAEVLEPDGWFHTGDIGELSADGYLKITDRKKDLFKTSGGKYIAPSEIEGHFKALCPFVSNIVVLGADRNYCSALIALDEASLQGWAQEHGLGGRPYAELVATQQVKDMVQGYVDRLNEGLQRWQTIKKFRLLPRDLDVEHGELTPSLKLKRPVVEREYQHLIEEMYEGAREA from the coding sequence GTGAGCGACACGAAGACCCAGATCGAGAACCGCCCGCCCTCCGTGGCGAGCCTCTTCCTCGAGCGGGTGGCGAAGACCCCGGACGCGGAGGCGTACCGCTACCCCGTCCCGGCCGCCTCCGGCCAGGGCCCGGACGAGTGGAGGTCGCTCAGCTGGTCCCAGGCCGCCGAGCGCGTGTACGCGATCGCCGCGGGGCTCATCGAGCTGGGCGTACGGCCCGAGGAGCGCGTCGCCCTCGCCTCCGCCACCCGCGTCGAGTGGATCCTGTGCGACCTGGGCGTCATGTGCGCCGGGGCCGCCACGACCACGGTCTACCCGCAGACCAACGCCGAGGAGTCCGCGTACATCCTCGCCGACTCCGAGAGCCGCGTCCTGATCGCCGAGGACGCCGCCCAGCTCGCCAAGGCCCGTGAGCGCCGCGCCGACCTGCCGGACCTCCACCACGTCGTCGTCATCGACGCCGCGGCCGCCGAGCCCGCCGAGGGCGACCCGGAGGGCTGGGTCGTGTCCCTCGCCGACCTGGAGGAGCGCGGCCGGGCGTACCTGGAGAAGCACCCGGAGGCGGTACGGGAGCGGGTCGCGGCCATCACCGCCGACCAGCTCGCCACGCTCATCTACACCTCCGGCACCACCGGCCGTCCCAAGGGCGTGCGCCTCCCGCACGACAACTGGTCGTACATGGCGAAGGCCATCGCCGCGACGGGGCTGATCCGCGAGGACGACGTGCAGTACCTGTGGCTGCCGCTCGCCCATGTCTTCGGCAAGGTGCTGACCTCCGGCCAGATCGAGGCGGGACACGTCACCGCCGTCGACGGCCGCATCGACAAGATCATCGAGAACCTGCCGGTCGTCCAGCCGACGTACATGGCGGCCGTCCCGCGCATCTTCGAGAAGGTCTACAACGGCGTCGCCGCCAAGGCCCGGGCCGGCGGCCCCGCCAAGTACAAGATCTTTCAGTGGGCGGCCGGTGTCGCCCGCGAGTACGCCAAGGCCAGCCAGGACAGCTACCGCCGCACCGGCCAGGCCAAGGCGCCGCTCGGCCTCACCGCGAAGCACAAGGTCGCCGACGCGCTCGTGTACTCCAAGCTCCGCGCGGCGTTCGGCGGGCGGCTGCGCGCCGCCATCTCCGGCTCCGTCGCGCTCGCCCCGGAGATCGGCTACTTCTTCTCGGGCGCCGGCATCCACATCCTGGAGGGGTACGGCCTGACGGAGTCGTCCGCCGCGTCGTTCGTGAACCCGGGCGAGGCCTACCGCACCGGCACGGTCGGCAAGCCGCTGCCCGGTTGCGAGGTGCGCATCGCCGACGACGGCGAGGTCCTGCTGCGCGGCCCCGGCATCATGGAGGGCTACCACAAGCTGCCCGACAAGACCGCCGAGGTGCTGGAGCCGGACGGCTGGTTCCACACCGGGGACATCGGCGAGCTGTCCGCCGACGGGTATCTGAAGATCACCGACCGGAAGAAGGACCTGTTCAAGACCTCCGGCGGCAAGTACATCGCGCCGAGCGAGATCGAGGGGCACTTCAAGGCGCTGTGCCCGTTCGTCTCCAACATCGTGGTCCTCGGCGCCGACCGGAACTACTGCAGCGCGCTCATCGCCCTCGACGAGGCGTCGCTCCAGGGCTGGGCGCAGGAGCACGGCCTCGGCGGCCGCCCGTACGCGGAGCTGGTCGCGACGCAGCAGGTCAAGGACATGGTCCAGGGGTATGTGGACCGGCTCAACGAGGGCCTTCAGCGCTGGCAGACGATCAAGAAGTTCCGGCTGCTGCCGCGCGACCTCGACGTGGAGCACGGCGAGCTGACGCCCAGCCTCAAGCTGAAGCGGCCCGTGGTCGAGCGGGAGTACCAGCACCTCATCGAGGAGATGTACGAGGGCGCCCGCGAGGCCTGA
- the dnaJ gene encoding molecular chaperone DnaJ: MATDYYAVLGVRRDASQDEIKKAFRRLARELHPDVNPDPKTQERFKEINAAYEVLSDPQKKQVYDLGGDPLSSSGGAGAGAGFGAGGFGNFSDIMDAFFGTASQRGPRSRTRRGQDAMIRLEIELDEAAFGTTKEIQVDTAVVCTTCSGEGAAPGTSAQTCDMCRGRGEVSQVTRSFLGQVMTSRPCPQCQGFGTVVPTPCPECAGDGRVRSRRTLTVKIPAGVDNGTRIQLAGEGEVGPGGGPAGDLYVEIHELPHPVFQRRGDDLHCTVTIPMTAGALGTKVPLETLDGLEEVDIRPGTQSGQSIPLHGRGVTHLRGGGRGDLVVHVEVQTPQKLDAEQERLLRELAKLRGEERPTGQFAPGQQGLFSRLKDAFNGR, encoded by the coding sequence GTGGCCACGGACTACTACGCCGTACTCGGCGTGCGCCGCGACGCGTCCCAGGACGAGATCAAGAAGGCATTCCGTCGGCTCGCGCGCGAGCTGCACCCGGATGTCAACCCCGATCCGAAGACGCAGGAGCGGTTCAAGGAGATCAACGCCGCCTACGAGGTGCTGTCGGACCCGCAGAAGAAGCAGGTCTACGACCTCGGGGGCGACCCGCTTTCCTCCTCCGGCGGCGCCGGAGCGGGCGCGGGCTTCGGCGCGGGCGGCTTCGGGAACTTCTCCGACATCATGGACGCCTTCTTCGGTACGGCGTCCCAGCGCGGCCCCCGGTCGCGCACCCGCCGCGGCCAGGACGCGATGATCCGCCTGGAGATCGAGCTCGACGAGGCGGCCTTCGGCACCACGAAGGAGATCCAGGTCGACACGGCCGTCGTGTGCACCACGTGCTCCGGCGAGGGCGCCGCGCCCGGTACGTCCGCGCAGACCTGTGACATGTGCCGCGGCCGCGGCGAGGTGTCGCAGGTGACGCGGTCCTTCCTGGGCCAGGTCATGACGTCCCGCCCGTGTCCGCAGTGCCAGGGCTTCGGCACGGTCGTCCCCACGCCGTGCCCCGAGTGCGCGGGCGACGGACGGGTGCGCTCCCGCCGCACGCTCACGGTCAAGATCCCGGCCGGTGTGGACAACGGCACGCGCATCCAGCTGGCGGGCGAGGGCGAGGTCGGCCCCGGCGGCGGCCCCGCGGGCGACCTGTACGTGGAGATCCACGAGCTGCCGCACCCGGTGTTCCAGCGGCGCGGCGACGACCTGCACTGCACGGTGACGATCCCGATGACGGCGGGCGCGCTCGGCACGAAGGTGCCGCTGGAGACGCTCGACGGGCTGGAGGAAGTGGACATCCGGCCGGGCACGCAGTCCGGCCAGTCGATCCCGCTGCACGGCCGTGGCGTGACGCACCTGCGCGGCGGCGGGCGCGGCGACCTCGTCGTCCACGTCGAGGTGCAGACGCCCCAGAAGCTGGACGCGGAGCAGGAGCGCCTGCTGCGCGAGCTGGCGAAGCTGCGCGGCGAGGA
- the hrcA gene encoding heat-inducible transcriptional repressor HrcA yields MLSERRLEVLRAIVQDYVGTEEPVGSKALTERHKLGVSPATVRNDMAVLEEEGFIAQPHTSAGRIPTDKGYRLFVDKLAGVKPLSPPERRAIQNFLEGAVDLDDVVGRTVRLLAQLTRQVAVVQYPSLTRSTVRHVELLSLAPARLMLVLITDTGRVEQRMVDCPAPFGETSVADLRARLNSQVVGRRFTDVPQLVQDLPESFEPEDRGTVSTVLSTLLETLVEETEERLVIGGTANLTRFGHDFPLTIRPVLEALEEQVVLLKLLGEATDPAMTVRIGHENAHEGLNSTSVVAVGYGSGDEAVAKLGVVGPTRMDYPGTMGAVRAVARYVGQILAES; encoded by the coding sequence GTGCTCAGTGAACGCAGACTCGAGGTGCTGCGCGCGATCGTCCAGGACTACGTCGGTACCGAGGAACCCGTCGGGTCCAAGGCGCTCACCGAGCGCCACAAACTGGGCGTGTCGCCGGCCACCGTGCGCAACGACATGGCGGTGCTGGAGGAGGAGGGCTTCATCGCCCAGCCCCACACCAGCGCCGGACGCATCCCCACGGACAAGGGCTACCGCCTCTTCGTCGACAAGCTCGCCGGAGTCAAGCCGCTGTCGCCGCCGGAGCGCCGGGCCATCCAGAACTTCCTGGAGGGCGCGGTCGACCTGGACGACGTCGTGGGACGCACGGTCCGGCTGCTCGCCCAGCTGACCCGCCAGGTCGCGGTGGTGCAGTACCCGTCGCTGACCCGGTCCACCGTCCGCCACGTCGAGCTGCTGTCGCTGGCCCCGGCCCGGCTGATGCTCGTCCTGATCACGGACACCGGACGGGTGGAGCAGCGCATGGTCGACTGCCCCGCGCCGTTCGGCGAGACCTCCGTGGCCGACCTGCGCGCCCGGCTGAACAGCCAGGTCGTCGGCAGGCGGTTCACCGACGTGCCGCAGCTGGTGCAGGACCTCCCGGAGTCCTTCGAACCGGAGGACCGAGGGACGGTCTCCACGGTGCTCTCCACGCTGCTGGAGACGCTGGTGGAGGAGACCGAGGAGCGCCTGGTGATCGGCGGCACCGCCAATCTCACGCGCTTCGGACACGACTTCCCGCTCACCATCCGGCCCGTGCTGGAGGCGCTTGAGGAGCAGGTCGTGCTCCTCAAGCTGCTCGGCGAGGCGACAGATCCGGCCATGACCGTACGTATCGGCCACGAGAACGCCCATGAGGGGCTCAACTCCACGTCCGTCGTCGCGGTCGGCTACGGTTCGGGCGACGAGGCGGTCGCCAAACTCGGCGTGGTCGGACCGACCCGCATGGACTACCCCGGAACGATGGGAGCGGTACGCGCAGTGGCACGTTACGTCGGACAGATCCTGGCGGAGTCGTAA
- the holA gene encoding DNA polymerase III subunit delta produces MAAKNSTDDPLAPVTLAVGQEDLLLDRAVQQVVAAARAADADTDVRDLTADQLQPGGLAELTSPSLFAERKVLIVRNAQDLSADTIKDVKAYIAAPVEEISLVLLHPGGVKGKGLLDAARKAGAREVACPKTTKPAERLTFVRQEFRTLGRSATPEACQALVDAIGSDLRELASAVSQLTADVEGTIDESVVARYYTGRAEASSFNVADRAVEGRAAEALEALRWSLATGVAPVLITSALAQGVRAIGKLSSARGGRPADLARELGMPPWKIDRVRQQMRGWTPDGVAVALRAVAEADAGVKGGGDDPEYALEKAVVTIARAARSRR; encoded by the coding sequence ATGGCTGCCAAGAACTCGACCGACGATCCGCTCGCCCCCGTCACGCTCGCCGTGGGCCAGGAGGACCTGTTGCTGGACCGGGCCGTCCAGCAGGTGGTGGCGGCCGCGCGGGCGGCCGACGCCGACACGGACGTCCGTGACCTGACCGCCGACCAGCTCCAGCCCGGCGGCCTCGCCGAGCTGACGAGCCCGTCGCTGTTCGCGGAGCGCAAGGTCCTGATCGTGCGCAACGCCCAGGACCTGTCGGCGGACACGATCAAGGACGTCAAGGCGTACATCGCCGCGCCCGTGGAGGAGATCAGCCTCGTCCTCCTGCACCCTGGCGGCGTCAAGGGCAAGGGCCTGCTGGACGCGGCCCGCAAGGCCGGGGCGCGCGAGGTGGCGTGCCCCAAGACCACCAAGCCCGCGGAGCGCCTGACGTTCGTGCGGCAGGAGTTCCGGACGCTGGGCCGGTCGGCGACGCCCGAGGCGTGCCAGGCGCTCGTGGACGCGATCGGCAGCGACCTGCGGGAGCTCGCCAGCGCGGTGTCCCAGCTCACCGCCGACGTCGAGGGCACGATCGACGAGTCCGTCGTCGCCCGGTACTACACGGGCCGCGCCGAGGCGTCCAGCTTCAACGTCGCCGACCGTGCCGTGGAGGGGCGGGCCGCCGAGGCCCTGGAGGCGCTGCGCTGGTCCCTCGCGACCGGGGTGGCGCCCGTGCTGATCACCAGCGCGCTCGCGCAGGGCGTGCGGGCCATCGGCAAGCTGTCCTCCGCGCGGGGTGGCCGTCCCGCCGACCTCGCCCGTGAGCTGGGCATGCCGCCGTGGAAGATCGACCGCGTACGGCAGCAGATGCGTGGCTGGACGCCTGACGGGGTCGCGGTGGCCCTGCGCGCCGTCGCCGAGGCCGACGCGGGCGTCAAGGGCGGCGGCGACGACCCCGAGTACGCGCTGGAGAAGGCCGTGGTCACCATCGCCCGCGCCGCCCGCTCCCGCCGCTGA
- the rpsT gene encoding 30S ribosomal protein S20, with translation MANIKSQIKRNKTNEKARLRNKAVKSSLKTAIRKAREAAASGDVEKATAATREASRKLDKAVSKGVIHKNAAANKKSALASKLAALQG, from the coding sequence GTGGCGAACATCAAGTCCCAGATCAAGCGGAACAAGACGAACGAGAAGGCGCGCCTGCGCAACAAGGCCGTCAAGTCGTCGCTCAAGACCGCGATCCGCAAGGCCCGTGAGGCCGCCGCCTCCGGCGACGTCGAGAAGGCCACCGCGGCCACTCGCGAGGCGTCCCGCAAGCTGGACAAGGCCGTCTCCAAGGGCGTCATCCACAAGAACGCCGCCGCCAACAAGAAGTCGGCGCTGGCGTCCAAGCTGGCCGCCCTGCAGGGCTGA
- a CDS encoding pyridoxamine 5'-phosphate oxidase family protein has product MIIREPVRDREQRKRDVLRRLDEDHDLWVATASAAGEPLLVPLSFVWHDGTLLMSTRRTNPTARNLTPRGRVRLSLGHTRDVVLVDGLAEAVEGRDLPRASADAFAAKLGWDPRDREAWIYLRVTPRTVKAWREENELPGRLLMRDGTWLV; this is encoded by the coding sequence GTGATCATCCGTGAGCCGGTCCGGGACCGGGAGCAGCGCAAGCGGGACGTCCTCCGGCGGCTGGACGAGGACCACGACCTGTGGGTGGCGACCGCCTCGGCCGCCGGTGAACCCCTTCTCGTACCGCTGTCGTTCGTCTGGCACGACGGCACCCTGCTGATGTCCACGCGGCGGACCAACCCCACCGCCCGCAACCTCACCCCGCGCGGCCGCGTCCGGCTGAGTCTCGGCCACACCCGCGACGTGGTGCTGGTGGACGGCTTGGCCGAGGCGGTCGAGGGCCGTGACCTGCCGCGCGCCTCGGCCGACGCGTTCGCCGCCAAGCTCGGGTGGGACCCCCGCGACCGCGAAGCGTGGATCTATCTGCGGGTGACGCCCCGGACGGTGAAGGCGTGGCGCGAGGAGAACGAACTGCCCGGCCGGCTCCTGATGCGCGACGGCACCTGGCTCGTCTGA
- the lepA gene encoding translation elongation factor 4 yields the protein MPATPTHVPEPSRTDPALIRNFCIIAHIDHGKSTLADRMLQLTGVVEQRQMRAQYLDRMDIERERGITIKSQAVRLPWAPTEGEQQGRTHILNMIDTPGHVDFTYEVSRSLAACEGTILLVDAAQGIEAQTLANLYLAMENDLAIVPVLNKIDLPAAQPEKFAEELANLVGCQPEDVMRVSAKTGLGVEALLDRVVRDVPAPVGVADAPARAMIFDSVYDSYRGVVTYVRVVDGQLNKRERIRMMSTGATHELLEIGTNSPEMLAADGLGVGEVGYLITGVKDVRQSKVGDTITSQAKGAQEALGGYKDPKPMVFSGLYPLDGSDYPELRDALDKLQLNDAALVYEPETSAALGFGFRVGFLGLLHLDVIRERLEREFGLDLIATAPNVVYRVVMEDGSEHTVTNPSEFPEGKISEVYEPVVRATILAPSEFIGSIMELCQTRRGTLLGMDYLSEDRVEIRYTLPLAEIVFDFFDQLKSKTRGYASLDYEPTGEQSSSLVKVDILLHGDKVDAFSAITHKDAAYAYGVRLVAKLRELIPRQAFEVPIQAAIGSRVIARETIRAIRKDVLAKCYGGDISRKRKLLEKQKEGKKRMKMVGSVEVPQEAFIAVLSSDESAGKGKK from the coding sequence GTGCCCGCGACCCCTACCCACGTGCCCGAGCCGAGCCGTACCGACCCGGCACTGATCCGCAACTTCTGCATCATCGCGCACATCGACCACGGCAAGTCCACCCTCGCCGACCGGATGCTCCAGCTGACCGGCGTGGTCGAGCAGCGGCAGATGCGCGCTCAGTATCTCGACCGCATGGACATCGAGCGCGAGCGCGGCATCACCATCAAGTCCCAGGCCGTCCGGCTGCCCTGGGCGCCCACCGAGGGTGAGCAGCAGGGCAGGACCCACATCCTCAACATGATCGACACCCCGGGCCACGTGGACTTCACGTACGAGGTGTCGCGCTCCCTGGCCGCCTGCGAGGGCACGATCCTGCTCGTGGACGCGGCCCAGGGCATCGAGGCGCAGACCCTCGCCAACCTGTACCTGGCCATGGAGAACGACCTGGCCATCGTCCCGGTCCTCAACAAGATCGACCTCCCGGCCGCCCAGCCGGAGAAGTTCGCCGAGGAGCTGGCGAACCTGGTCGGCTGCCAGCCCGAGGACGTCATGCGCGTCTCCGCGAAGACCGGCCTCGGCGTGGAGGCGCTCCTCGACCGCGTCGTCCGGGACGTCCCGGCGCCGGTCGGTGTCGCCGACGCCCCCGCCCGCGCGATGATCTTCGACTCGGTCTACGACTCGTACCGCGGTGTCGTCACCTACGTCCGTGTCGTGGACGGCCAGCTCAACAAGCGCGAGCGCATCCGCATGATGTCGACCGGCGCCACCCACGAGCTGCTGGAGATCGGCACCAACTCGCCGGAGATGCTCGCGGCCGACGGCCTCGGCGTGGGCGAGGTGGGCTATCTGATCACCGGTGTGAAGGACGTCCGCCAGTCCAAGGTCGGTGACACGATCACCAGCCAGGCCAAGGGCGCCCAGGAGGCCCTCGGCGGCTACAAGGACCCCAAGCCGATGGTGTTCTCCGGCCTCTACCCGCTGGACGGCTCGGACTACCCGGAGCTGCGCGACGCCCTCGACAAGCTCCAGCTCAACGACGCCGCCCTGGTGTACGAGCCCGAGACCTCGGCGGCGCTCGGCTTCGGCTTCCGCGTGGGCTTCCTCGGCCTGCTCCACCTGGACGTGATCCGCGAGCGCCTGGAGCGCGAGTTCGGCCTCGACCTGATCGCCACGGCGCCGAACGTGGTGTACCGGGTCGTCATGGAGGACGGCAGCGAGCACACCGTCACCAACCCGAGCGAGTTCCCCGAGGGCAAGATCAGCGAGGTGTACGAGCCGGTCGTGCGCGCCACGATCCTCGCGCCGTCCGAGTTCATCGGCTCCATCATGGAGCTTTGCCAGACCCGCCGCGGCACCCTCCTCGGCATGGACTACCTGTCAGAGGACCGCGTCGAGATCCGCTACACGCTCCCCCTCGCGGAGATCGTCTTCGACTTCTTCGACCAGCTGAAGTCCAAGACCCGCGGTTACGCCTCGCTCGACTACGAGCCCACCGGCGAGCAGAGCAGCTCCCTCGTCAAGGTGGACATCCTGCTCCACGGCGACAAGGTGGACGCCTTCTCGGCGATCACCCACAAGGACGCGGCGTACGCGTACGGCGTGCGGCTCGTCGCCAAGCTGCGCGAGCTCATCCCGCGGCAGGCCTTCGAGGTGCCCATCCAGGCCGCCATCGGCTCCCGGGTGATCGCCCGCGAGACGATCCGCGCCATCCGCAAGGACGTTCTCGCCAAGTGCTACGGCGGTGACATCTCCCGTAAGCGGAAGCTGCTGGAGAAGCAGAAGGAAGGCAAGAAGCGGATGAAGATGGTCGGCTCCGTGGAGGTCCCGCAGGAGGCCTTCATCGCGGTGCTGTCCAGCGACGAGTCCGCCGGCAAGGGCAAGAAGTAG
- the hemW gene encoding radical SAM family heme chaperone HemW → MPSVLPDGEPVPEDGSLPPSALDGRAERPLGFYLHVPYCATRCGYCDFNTYTATELRGSGGVLASRDNYAATLTDEVRLARKVLGDDPRPVRTVFVGGGTPTLLAADDLVRMLGAIRDEFGLADDAEITTEANPESVDPAYLATLREGGFNRISFGMQSARRHVLKVLDRTHTPGRPEACVAEARAAGFDHVNLDLIYGTPGETDDDWRASLDAAIGAGPDHVSAYALIVEEGTQLARRIRRGEVPMTDDDVHADRYLIADTVLAEAGFAWYEVSNWATSDAGRCLHNELYWRGADWWGAGPGAHSHVGGVRWWNVKHPGAYAAALAEGRSPGAGREVLSEEDRRVERVLLELRLRDGVALSLLRPAGLAAAERAVRDGLLETGPYAEGRAVLTLRGRLLADAVVRDLVD, encoded by the coding sequence ATGCCTTCCGTACTGCCCGATGGTGAGCCCGTGCCCGAGGACGGGTCCCTGCCCCCGTCCGCCCTCGACGGGCGCGCGGAGCGGCCGCTCGGGTTCTACCTGCACGTGCCGTACTGCGCGACCCGCTGCGGCTACTGCGACTTCAACACGTACACCGCCACCGAGCTGCGCGGCTCCGGCGGCGTCCTCGCCTCCCGTGACAACTACGCGGCGACCCTCACCGACGAGGTCAGGCTCGCCCGCAAGGTCCTCGGCGACGACCCCCGGCCCGTGCGGACGGTCTTCGTCGGCGGCGGCACGCCCACGCTGCTCGCCGCCGACGACCTGGTCCGCATGCTCGGCGCCATTCGCGACGAGTTCGGCCTCGCGGACGACGCCGAGATCACGACGGAGGCCAACCCGGAGTCCGTGGACCCCGCCTACCTGGCCACGCTCCGCGAGGGCGGCTTCAACCGGATCTCCTTCGGCATGCAGAGCGCCCGGCGGCACGTCCTGAAGGTCCTGGACCGCACCCACACGCCCGGCCGCCCCGAGGCGTGCGTCGCCGAGGCCCGCGCCGCCGGGTTCGACCACGTCAACCTGGACCTGATCTACGGCACCCCCGGCGAGACCGACGACGACTGGCGGGCCTCCCTGGACGCCGCGATCGGCGCCGGGCCCGACCACGTCTCCGCCTACGCGCTGATCGTCGAGGAGGGCACCCAGCTGGCCCGGCGCATCCGGCGCGGCGAGGTGCCGATGACCGACGACGACGTGCACGCCGACCGGTACCTGATCGCGGACACCGTGCTCGCGGAGGCCGGGTTCGCCTGGTACGAGGTGTCGAACTGGGCCACGTCGGACGCGGGCCGCTGCCTCCACAACGAGCTGTACTGGCGCGGCGCCGACTGGTGGGGCGCGGGCCCCGGCGCGCACAGCCACGTCGGCGGGGTCCGGTGGTGGAACGTCAAGCACCCCGGCGCCTACGCCGCCGCCCTCGCCGAGGGACGCTCACCGGGCGCGGGGCGTGAGGTCCTGTCGGAGGAGGACCGGCGCGTGGAGCGGGTCCTGCTGGAGCTGCGGCTGCGCGACGGCGTCGCCCTGTCGCTGCTGCGCCCGGCGGGCCTGGCGGCGGCGGAGCGCGCGGTGAGGGACGGCCTCCTGGAGACCGGTCCGTACGCCGAGGGGCGCGCCGTCCTCACCCTGCGCGGCCGCCTCCTCGCGGACGCGGTGGTCCGGGACCTGGTGGACTGA